CTGCTTGGGACTTGATTAATCGTTTACACGTGAATCAAACCTCGAATCGTTAATTTAAATGGGTAACACAATGAATCGAGCTTGAAACAAAATGCTGCCAATATATTTGCCAATTATGCTGGCTCCCATGGTTGCGGACTAAGTAAGTTTGGGTtacattaaaagaaaaaccttCCAAATCTTATCTAATTTCCAGCAGTATACTTTACAAAATAGGTAGTTCTGTTcccaacaaaaaacaagagagaacgctatagtcgagttccccgactatctgatacccgttactcagctagtgtaagtgcgaaggacaggtttcgcggtttgtgggcgttagagtgggcgtggccaaaagttttttggcgaatagatagaaatttacaagactaatacaaaaatgaaaaaatatcaaaacatttttcaaaagtttggccgtggcagctttgggcggtttgtgggcgttagagtgggcgtggcaaaaagtttttttgcaaatcgatagaaattttcaagaccaatacaaaaatgaaaaaatattaaaacatttttcaaaagtgtgggcgtggcagttttgggcggtttgtgggcgttagagtgggcgtggcaacatgaatcgacaaacttgcgctgcgtctatgtctctggagtctgtgtgcttagtctcaactttctagcttttgtagttcctgagatctcgacgttcatacggacagacagacggacagacggacggacagacggacagacggacagacggacagacggacggacagacggacatggccaaatcgactcggctattgatcctgatcaagaatatatatactttatatggtcggaaacgcttccttctgcctgttacatacttttcaacgaatctagtatacccttttactctacgagtaacgggtataattatcattttaaaatttaattatgaaaatacatatatgttacGTTATAAAATTTTATCAACATTTAGTTTCGTGACACTTGTTGAGCAGAACTTGGGTTAATGCTAGTGTAGACCTTGGTGCTTAGGATCCTGTCAACGCTTCTCTGATTGACATTTGCATAATAAGGAAGATCGCTGAAGATCTCGTGAGCCGTGTGTGAACTACGGGCTTTGGGTCTGGGCTGGTTCAAAGTGAAAGTCAGTGTCAAGATTAATGGGTCGTAATTTGTCATGCCAATGAGGCCTCACTCCACTCCTCTCCAGTCGATAGAAGAGTATGCTCTGGTTTAGCCCGATCTTGGCGTGCACATCAtgtcattttcatttggaaTCGTTTTGTGCTGTCAACAATGCCACAAAAGCGCTGCAAATGACATGTACGAACTCAATCGATTATCGAGTAGGAAGTGGAAAGCGAGGCGAGTTTGTGCCTTAAGTCTTTCGTTCGGGTTCCGCAAAAAGAGAGATGCGGAGATGTAGTTGGCTGGCTCGATGGCTAAAGACGGTGGAATGCGGTAATTAATTAAGCCAAAAGCAAGAACTgccaacggcagcagcagtcgaAGTATTTTTCTCTCATTTTCAGCTGGAAAAGCGAGCAAGAAGCGGTGCGATAGGGCGACGTAGGGTAGGACATGGTGGGCGGTCGATTCCTAAGAATCCAAACATTGCATGCATGAAATGAGCGTAATTATTAAGTACAAGCCAGGCAGCTGGGCACTAAGCCCCATTGCTACCACCGTCTCTTGGCCGTCTTGGCCATGTCTTTATTTAATAGTTGTGTAAGTATTTTTCACAGCAATATTGAATTTTCCGCACACACATGTGACATGGGTCAGTAACCtagaaatgaaaataacaCCTTGCTGGGGCTGCGGCTTTGGCTGCGGCTATGGCTGTGGCTGCCAACTGCCATAAATGTGGACGGAATGGAGATGGACATGGGATGGAGCCGGGACTGgagctgaaactgaagctaTAGCTGGAGCTGCAAACGAAACGAACCCACCTAGCCACTGCCAGCGACCCCCCTCCGGTGTGTGTGCGAGTTTGCTAACGTTTCAAGACCATATCTATATCTAAGCAAGTGTACGGCAGCCCAAGAGAAAAACTGCCAGCGCAACAGCGACAGGGAGAACCTGTATGGAGAGACAAGACCGAGACCGAGACAGAGACCGAGGCGGAGGCCGAGACCCAAGCCAAGACAAGAACCAGGCCAGGCCAAGCCACATCTCCAGAAAATTTGTTAAACCGCAGCAGAGAAATGTTGAAAACATAGGCCAAAAACCgcaaaatgtggcaaaaaacaataataataatacacaCCATGTGGAAAACCAGCAGTGGCAGTAGCAACAATGAAAAGAACCATAACAACAATAAAGTGGTAGCAAGCTCTGGGggcatattaaattaaaagcgctCACAAATGTAAACCTAAACATTGTCTAATGGCCAAAAAGAATACAAAAGGCCCAAAATGTGAGGCAATGCGAGGGAATTGACGCCCAGAAGGGCATGAATACAGGAAGAAATAGAATATTGTATGCGCTATCCAAAAggcttttatttaaaaaaaatctaaaataccAAATTAACGCAagcttaaaatataaaaaatatcccCTACCATTTTAAACCATTTCAATTACACAATATTTTGTCTAAGACAACTCATAACGGTATACTGTATCATTGAAATGTTTTGAATTGTAGAAATTATattgaaaactaaaaatgaTACAATTTGCTCCACCATGCAAAAGGTTGTGCTATAAACTTGACGGAATATTCTTACGCAAATATTTCCTAGCCGAGCCAGCCAACCTATGATTAATATTCAACAGAAGGCCTATTAATTGCCATTCACGTTGTTCCACTTTTGATAAGCCCACCTCTCCTCGAACCTCCACCATGCCACCAACATGCCACCACCATGTGCTGAACCCCAAGATCGGAGGCCGGACTGCCTGAGTACGAGTATAACCGGCGGGGCAGTGACTCTCCTGGTGAACTCTTAGTCGGAGGCAGACGGTCACAGTCAGTTAACAGTTGGCGTTATGATGATATAATAAACAGTGACGGTGCCAGCGAGTGGGACGGAGTGCTGGGACCGGGTTGGAACAGATTGATGGGGTAGATTAAAGCCAGGTCATGTCAGGGAAGAATTGGAGTCACAGCAGTCAGCGCTTTGGCATGCGTTTGAATTTGGGAGTCAGAGCGAACATAGGAGGAGTAGTCGCAAACAAATCACCCAACACTCCGACTCTGGATGGCGGACTTGTGTTGGACGCAGATTAATTTCAGGTGACAAATTACACATGAATTTCTAACGGCAGTACAATATTTATGGGAATCTTCCCACTGGCCCGCAAAGTCATGCGTGCGCCCCAACCAGATCCCCAACCTGAAGTGGAGCGATGTGGAAAAACACTCTGCCAGGTTTCTACTCCGGTTGACAGCTGAAATTGAGATTAATTGTGCTAAATTAAGTGAGTGAGAAATTACGAAATTATTGCAGCGTGTGTTGCAGTTAGAAATCGCAATCAGTTTGCCCGAATCAGTTGGCCTCGTCCGCTGGACTGGACCGGCCCCAGAGGGTCCTACAAATTGTCTTCGTCGCGATCCGTAAACAGGAGTTGAGTTGGGTGTAAATTACAGGTGTGTGGTGGCCAGCGCGAAAGGTGTGAAGCCGGATGGGATCCCTATTCCCGATCCCCGAGCATCGAGCATCGGGCATCAAGAACCCAGCTCCAGTTGAGGGAGAACGTCGGTGCGATTGGGTGAACGCCCAGTTTTCGACCGGCGGAGGAGGATGGGGCAGCTGATGACTGATGATAGAGTTGATTGAAAGTTAACAGTCAGGCAAAGGGATTCTTGGGCAGGCATTACCTTTAAATGTACCCAAGGGATACCTGGCGAATTTCACACATATTTCTCTAGTGGATAGCACACTCAACTTGCTGGGGTTGAGAAGGCTAGTTGTAATTTTGATCAGATAGCTTCGTATCGTAAGCCTgtaattttacatatttaatttctattagAGGTGATTAGAAGTACTTAACAGGATCTGCATGTAAAATGCCCGTCCTCGAAGAAGTTCATTTCAACACATTTGGATTGATGATAGAGCTGATAGAGCTCTAAGTCACTGCAGCAGCTATCTAGTTCTATTTCAATGTCAAAGCTAAAACTCAAAGTAATACGCGAAGTATTAAAATTCGCAAGATAGCGATTTGACCTTCGATAGCCTGCCTATCGAACATTGAACTATCGATATTAAACATCTGGCTCCAAATACTCTGCATCTACATTGAATTTAGGctttaaaatggaatttaatCAGCATGTGGATTCCGCACTGACCACTTTTGTGGACAACACAAAGTTCTTCAGGGAAATGGTAGACGTCGTTTCCGATTTCAGTGATAACGGGGAGATCCAGAAGCTGCTGGAGGAAAGCGCGCGTCTGCGCGTGGATCACGCCGAGAATCTTATCCGTTTGAAGAGCAAGCACCAATCACTTAACCAGGCTATGCAGCAAGTGCAAAACTCGAGCTCCACCATCGAGCAGTTCGAGGACCTCTGGAAGGAGCGCTCCGAAGTGGTGGAGCAGAAGCGCATCAATGTCAAAAACATAGCCGAGTTTAAGAACTTCAAGAAAACTGTGAAATCTGCAGCTGCCCAGCTAGGTGCGGAGGTCAATGGTCAGGCGAATGGCGTTGACCAGGATGAGGACCTTATCATTGAAGGAATCGAAGAGACCGGCGGCGAGATTTTCTCGCTCTATGATCCCTGGTCCAAGGCGCTGATGAAGAACCCCGTGCGAAACAAGGTGTGCGGCCACATCTACGACCGCGACTCGGTCATGCTGATCATCAAGGACAACATTGGCATCCTATGTCCGGTGCTCGGCTGTGCCAACAAGACCTACATCCAGCCAGCGCACCTGGTCGAGGATGCCAACGTCCGGCAAAAGGTGCAACTGCGAATGGCCGAAGAAATTGAGGATGGCGCTGCCtcggaggaggacgaggaacAGGATTGAGTTTTGATCCAAATTCTGTTGAGCTATGCTCTTACATCTGCATTTCATCtgtatttgtaaaatatatttaataatattaatatttaatatttaataagaaTATAATAGGCTCCTTTAAACTTAGAGATTTAAGTACAACGTCAAGTCTTGTGGAAAATAAACTTTACAAATTGGGTTGTACACGCACTGAGAAATTCCAGGCacgcaattaaatatttttagattgCAGATAGAAGAGTTCTAGAAAGCTTCAAGCAGCAGCTTGCAAAGGTTTATTGATCAAGGCAAGTACTAGATTTATATTCAAATTGGAAAACTTGCAACTGCAAGTTGGAAGAGCTTCCAAATATAAGTTTCATTGTTGTTTATTGGTCTTTTTTATCTGTTGGCCAACCTCTAAAGTTGCGCTACTGAATTAAATTGAACGAGTGTTATTAGAGTTGATTGTAGAGAACGTCGCTCCTAAAGGCATTAGAATTCTTTACTTTTTCAAAGGCTTCCTCTTGAAGAAAGTATCCACACGTCCAGAACCGCATTCCACGTGCCACAAAAAGCAGCCAAAGCAACACCCACTATTCCCAAAGGTGACACATCACAatcggagcagcagcagtagcagtccAGTGGAAATGGGGTTTGGCAAAGGCCATGGCAAGAAGGGATTGAAAGGGCGTGGTCCAGCAGTCTGTTGCAATCCGTTGCAGTAGCAGTTGCATTTTGCAGCTCCCGGCTGAAGGAAATGCGGATGATGTCACGGGGGCAGGTGACACGGGACGGGGGCAGGGGCCGGGAGACAGGGGGCAGCAAGCGTCAAAAGCTGTTACAAATTGTGCAATTGGTTTTGGGCTAATGCCAGGCAGAAGGCACATGGAAAAGCCAACCGCCTGTGCAACTCGGAGGCCGATGCAGCCAATGCTGCAGTTGCATGTGTGAGGAAGCGCAACAAACCGAAAATGGTATACGACCACTGCAACCTGTTTAGGCCATGGGGCTGGATGAGGATGGGGCTAAAGCTGGAGATGGAGTCAGAGACCGCGTCGCACTTTACAGTTTGATTTCTCACGAGGCAGACGCGGCATCTGCCGCAGGACCGTTACTTACATGCATCTGGTTCCGCACTTCAAGTTCAGGTTCGGGCCAGGCCGGCCACTTTTCGGGTGAGGGAAGCGACGAAGGTGGAGCTGGGCGGTGGTCCAACTTGGATACGGGTACTAGGTTTATGGAGGGAGCGATTTGAATAGGGATTTTGTTTTCACTTGTGTCTGGGTCGCCGGCCAGCCACTTCAAGTGGCACAAGGTCAACTGTGAGCTGTGAGCCAGATGTTGAAGATGAAGATGTTTTGGGCCAGGGATGCCAAGAGATGTTGCCACGGGAAAACCTGCTGCCCGTGAACATCTTCATTGCCAACTCCTTTGCCGCTCATAATGATGTTGCTCTTCATGATCATCATGTTCAggatgataatgatgatgaggatggggatggcGGCGGGGCAGCGTAATGAGTTCAAATCACAGTTGCATCCATGAGATATCGCTGCTCGTGTAATTGTTGGCAT
This genomic stretch from Drosophila yakuba strain Tai18E2 chromosome 3R, Prin_Dyak_Tai18E2_2.1, whole genome shotgun sequence harbors:
- the LOC6537087 gene encoding E3 SUMO-protein ligase NSE2, yielding MEFNQHVDSALTTFVDNTKFFREMVDVVSDFSDNGEIQKLLEESARLRVDHAENLIRLKSKHQSLNQAMQQVQNSSSTIEQFEDLWKERSEVVEQKRINVKNIAEFKNFKKTVKSAAAQLGAEVNGQANGVDQDEDLIIEGIEETGGEIFSLYDPWSKALMKNPVRNKVCGHIYDRDSVMLIIKDNIGILCPVLGCANKTYIQPAHLVEDANVRQKVQLRMAEEIEDGAASEEDEEQD